From the genome of Uranotaenia lowii strain MFRU-FL chromosome 1, ASM2978415v1, whole genome shotgun sequence, one region includes:
- the LOC129743345 gene encoding E3 ubiquitin-protein transferase MAEA produces MAEIKAMEHPTLKVPYEILNKKFRIAQKTLDRELSQIQSAASELERGLTDGSAGSEISRLLGGVVERLQVLKRKAEESISDELSAGLVCKRRLEHLKQNANPPTDPATIELQAAATNQWKKIRLDRMIVEHFLRLGYYDTAERLAIRSGIRDLTNLDIFQVTREVERDLANRSTAKCIVWCNDNKSKLKKINSNIEFQLRVQEFVELIREDKRLMAVKHAQKFFPAFEHEQLKEIRQCMALLAFPVNTEIEPYKTLFDPQRWSDLALHFRLENYRLFQLPAQSVLSVTVQAGISALKTPQCYSTTSKNMNCPVCQKNINEIAEHLPFSHCAQSRLICRITGKPLNEHNLPMMLPNGQIFGQQAIDAMRRENDVIVCPKTKDTFRAPKIEKVFVM; encoded by the exons ATGGCTGAAATCAAAGCCATGGAACATCCGACATTGAAG GTGCCGTACGAAATACTGAACAAGAAGTTTCGTATCGCCCAGAAAACGTTGGACCGCGAGCTTAGCCAGATTCAGAGTGCCGCGTCCGAGCTGGAACGAGGCCTGACGGACGGATCGGCCGGTTCGGAGATATCCCGCTTGCTAGGCGGTGTGGTCGAGCGACTCCAGGTGCTGAAGCGCAAGGCCGAAGAAAGCATCTCGGACGAGCTGTCGGCCGGTTTGGTTTGCAAGCGCCGTCTCGAGCATCTGAAGCAGAATGCCAATCCGCCGACGGATCCGGCCACCATCGAGCTGCAAGCTGCAGCCACCAATCAGTGGAAAAAGATCCGACTTGATCGTATGATTGTCGAGCACTTCCTTCGATTGGGCTACTACGACACGGCCGAACGGTTGGCCATACGTAGCGGCATCCGTGATCTCACCAATTTGGATATATTCCAAGTGACCCGCGAGGTTGAACGTGACCTGGCCAACCGTAGCACGGCCAAGTGCATCGTCTGGTGTaacgacaacaaatcgaaaCTGAAGAAGATCAATTCGAACATCGAGTTTCAGCTGCGAGTTCAGGAGTTTGTAGAGCTGATCCGGGAGGACAAACGACTGATGGCGGTCAAACatgctcaaaaatttttccCCGCGTTCGAACACGAACAGCTCAAGGAGATACGCCAATGTATGGCACTGCTCGCTTTTCCGGTAAACACCGAAATCGAACCATACAAAACGCTATTCGATCCGCAACGCTGGAGCGATCTGGCGTTGCATTTCCGACTCGAAAACTATCGACTGTTTCAGCTGCCGGCCCAATCGGTACTGAGCGTTACTGTACAGGCAGGAATTTCAGCGCTGAAGACTCCACAGTGTTACTCAACGACCTCGAAGAACATGAACTGCCCGGTGTGCCAGAAGAACATCAACGAAATTGCCGAACACCTTCCGTTTTCGCACTGCGCTCAGAGTCGGTTGATTTGCAG AATCACCGGGAAACCACTGAACGAGCACAACCTACCGATGATGCTCCCGAATGGGCAGATCTTTGGTCAACAGGCTATAGACGCGATGCGCCGCGAAAATGACGTCATCGTTTGCCCCAAAACGAAGGATACCTTCCGCGCGCCAAAGATCGAAAAAGTGTTCGTTATGTAG